One Streptomyces sp. NBC_00554 DNA segment encodes these proteins:
- a CDS encoding universal stress protein, whose product MARTVIVGLDGSPESRAAAEWAAREAKLRGLPLKLVHVWEPVPEPMAQAPLLGAETQQHWSERIPRESAEGLRLRHPGVEITAEQFSGRPADVLTSQAKDAALLVLGSRGMSGIGGFLVGSVGQGVLAHAERPVVLVRAGEQAADEHLADPAGIPSAAGPYRPVVLGLATDDPDPSLVEFAFDAADRRATSLRVVHGWNPPPYYAYGLAADIELHDQLSRQEATTLSDVLRPWRQKFPSVEVVEESRYGTAANHLVDASREASLVVVGRRIRRNPLGSHIGPVTHAVLHHSTAPVAVVAHG is encoded by the coding sequence ATGGCACGCACCGTCATCGTGGGCCTCGACGGCTCGCCCGAGAGCCGGGCGGCCGCGGAATGGGCGGCACGTGAGGCCAAGCTGCGCGGACTGCCGCTGAAGCTGGTCCACGTCTGGGAGCCCGTTCCGGAGCCCATGGCGCAGGCGCCGCTCCTCGGTGCCGAGACGCAGCAGCACTGGAGCGAGCGGATTCCGCGCGAGTCCGCCGAGGGTCTCCGGCTGCGGCACCCCGGTGTGGAGATCACCGCCGAGCAGTTCTCCGGCCGGCCCGCCGACGTGCTGACCAGCCAGGCGAAGGACGCCGCACTGCTCGTCCTGGGCTCCCGCGGGATGAGCGGGATCGGCGGGTTCCTGGTTGGTTCGGTCGGCCAGGGCGTCCTGGCGCACGCGGAGCGGCCCGTGGTCCTGGTCCGCGCCGGGGAACAGGCCGCGGACGAGCACCTCGCGGACCCGGCGGGCATCCCGTCCGCCGCCGGCCCGTACCGGCCGGTGGTCCTGGGGCTGGCCACCGACGACCCGGATCCCTCGCTTGTCGAGTTCGCCTTCGACGCGGCGGACCGCCGCGCCACCTCCCTGCGGGTCGTCCACGGCTGGAACCCGCCGCCGTACTACGCGTACGGCCTCGCCGCAGACATCGAACTCCACGACCAGCTGTCCCGGCAGGAGGCCACCACCCTGAGCGACGTCCTGCGCCCGTGGCGGCAGAAGTTCCCCTCGGTCGAGGTCGTCGAGGAGTCCCGGTACGGAACGGCCGCGAACCACCTGGTCGACGCCTCCCGCGAAGCCTCCCTGGTCGTGGTGGGCCGTCGGATCCGGCGCAATCCCCTCGGCTCCCACATCGGCCCGGTCACGCACGCCGTCCTGCACCACTCCACCGCCCCCGTCGCCGTCGTCGCGCACGGCTGA
- the adhP gene encoding alcohol dehydrogenase AdhP: MKAAVVRAFGEPLVIEERPDPEPGPGQVRVRVEACGLCHTDIHAARGDWPVKPSPPFVPGHEGVGLVEKLGDGVTHLALGQRVAVPWLGKACGRCEHCLSGWETLCEQQINTGYGCDGGYAEKMLAWADFAQPVPQGISALEAAPLTCAGVTTYKALKVADVRPTQLVAISGVGGLGHLAVQYAKIAGAQVAAIDVTDEKLELAAELGADLVIDARKHDVGEVLQRYGGAHAAIALAVNEAAFAAANSGLRRGGKLVMVALPAHGTVQVPIFDTVLRGTSVIGSIVGTRQDLAEVFQLHAAGRTKVIYESRPLATVNESIDDVLRGEIKARIVFDLGAGR, translated from the coding sequence ATGAAGGCAGCGGTCGTACGGGCGTTCGGTGAGCCCCTGGTCATCGAGGAACGCCCCGACCCCGAACCCGGCCCCGGCCAGGTCCGTGTCCGCGTCGAGGCCTGCGGGCTGTGCCACACCGACATCCACGCCGCCCGCGGCGACTGGCCCGTCAAACCGAGCCCGCCGTTCGTCCCCGGCCACGAGGGCGTCGGCCTCGTCGAGAAGCTCGGCGACGGCGTCACCCATCTCGCCCTCGGCCAGCGGGTCGCCGTGCCCTGGCTGGGCAAGGCCTGCGGGCGGTGCGAGCACTGCCTGTCCGGCTGGGAGACGCTGTGCGAGCAGCAGATCAACACCGGGTACGGCTGCGACGGCGGGTACGCCGAGAAGATGCTGGCCTGGGCCGACTTCGCCCAGCCGGTACCCCAGGGCATCAGCGCACTTGAGGCCGCCCCGCTGACCTGCGCCGGTGTCACCACGTACAAGGCCCTCAAGGTCGCGGACGTCCGGCCCACCCAGCTCGTCGCCATCTCCGGTGTCGGCGGACTCGGCCACCTGGCGGTGCAGTACGCGAAGATCGCCGGGGCGCAGGTGGCGGCGATCGACGTCACGGACGAGAAGCTCGAACTCGCCGCGGAACTCGGCGCCGACCTCGTCATCGACGCCCGCAAACACGATGTGGGCGAGGTGCTCCAGCGGTACGGCGGCGCGCATGCGGCCATCGCGCTCGCGGTGAACGAGGCCGCGTTCGCCGCGGCCAACTCCGGGCTGCGGCGCGGCGGCAAACTGGTGATGGTGGCCCTACCGGCGCACGGCACCGTCCAGGTCCCGATCTTCGACACCGTTCTCAGAGGCACCTCGGTGATCGGCTCGATCGTGGGTACCCGGCAGGACCTGGCCGAGGTCTTCCAGCTCCACGCGGCCGGCCGCACCAAGGTCATCTACGAGTCGCGGCCCCTCGCGACGGTCAACGAGTCCATCGACGACGTGCTGCGCGGCGAGATCAAAGCCAGGATCGTCTTCGATCTCGGCGCGGGAAGGTAG
- a CDS encoding universal stress protein, giving the protein MTTRHVIVGVDGTVIAVRALDLAADEAALHATALEIVYAVPDLDEAGPVLASAASRVGYRHPDLPVVTVPVKGHSAAVLAERGREAALTVVGCRSLGGFAGTLFGSVSRRLAAHAHGPLLVVRGDSPPHLHNEVLLVLDAEDDVDTAAYAMQEAERRSAGLRILRSSAHRHPAPAPVPQRRREGTASHFPTAGDVLVELGEQHPRVHVETQDTAPASTQTLLEATRTADLVVIGCRAGLGGYGRQLGSVARTLLHRAHCPVLVVPAGQESGTPSPS; this is encoded by the coding sequence ATGACCACGCGTCACGTCATCGTCGGTGTGGACGGCACAGTCATCGCCGTACGAGCACTGGACCTGGCCGCCGACGAGGCGGCCCTGCACGCGACCGCTCTGGAGATCGTGTACGCCGTGCCCGACCTCGACGAGGCCGGCCCGGTGCTGGCATCCGCCGCCTCGCGGGTGGGCTACCGCCACCCGGACCTGCCGGTCGTCACCGTCCCTGTCAAGGGGCACTCGGCGGCCGTACTGGCGGAACGCGGACGGGAGGCCGCGCTGACCGTCGTCGGCTGCCGGAGCCTCGGCGGGTTCGCTGGCACGCTGTTCGGCTCGGTGAGCCGGCGCCTGGCCGCGCACGCTCATGGCCCGCTGCTGGTCGTACGAGGCGACTCTCCGCCGCACCTGCACAACGAGGTCCTGCTCGTCCTCGACGCCGAGGACGACGTGGACACGGCCGCGTACGCCATGCAGGAAGCGGAACGCCGCAGCGCCGGACTGCGCATCCTTCGGTCCTCGGCGCATCGGCACCCCGCTCCGGCGCCGGTGCCGCAGCGCCGACGCGAAGGGACCGCGTCGCACTTCCCGACCGCCGGCGACGTTCTGGTGGAACTGGGCGAGCAGCACCCTCGCGTCCACGTGGAGACCCAGGACACCGCCCCCGCTTCGACGCAGACGCTGCTGGAGGCCACACGTACGGCCGACCTCGTCGTGATCGGTTGCCGAGCCGGTCTGGGCGGGTATGGCCGCCAACTCGGTTCAGTGGCTCGTACGTTGCTGCATCGCGCGCACTGCCCGGTGCTGGTCGTTCCCGCCGGGCAGGAGAGCGGCACGCCCTCCCCCTCGTGA
- the pflA gene encoding pyruvate formate-lyase-activating protein has protein sequence MAVKTTVAGRIHSWDLSTGVDGPGTRFVLFVSGCPLRCLYCANPDTWHMRDGRDVTVDEVMAEIEKCQGFVTTAGGGVTLTGGEPLLQPAFSAEILRRCKEAGLHTALDTSGFLGTRATDELLADTDLVLLDIKSFDVNTYRKLTGGELAPTLKFATRLDRLGTAVWIRYVLVPGWTDDREAVDGLARFVAGLGNVERVDVLPFHKLGAAKYEALGLPFPLRDNPGPDPRLIERVRDQFGAYGLAAY, from the coding sequence ATCGCTGTGAAGACCACGGTGGCGGGCCGGATCCACTCCTGGGACCTGTCCACCGGCGTGGACGGTCCCGGGACCCGGTTCGTCCTCTTCGTCAGCGGCTGCCCGCTGCGCTGCCTGTACTGCGCCAACCCTGACACCTGGCACATGCGGGACGGGCGGGACGTCACGGTCGACGAGGTGATGGCGGAGATCGAGAAGTGCCAGGGCTTCGTCACCACGGCCGGCGGAGGGGTGACGCTCACGGGCGGCGAGCCGCTGCTCCAACCCGCCTTCAGCGCCGAGATCCTGCGCCGTTGCAAGGAAGCCGGACTGCACACGGCGCTCGACACCTCCGGCTTCCTGGGCACCCGCGCGACCGACGAACTCCTCGCCGACACCGACCTGGTGCTCCTGGACATCAAGTCCTTCGACGTCAACACGTATCGGAAACTGACCGGCGGCGAACTGGCGCCCACCCTCAAATTCGCCACCCGCCTCGATCGCCTGGGTACTGCGGTGTGGATTCGTTATGTCCTCGTCCCCGGCTGGACCGACGACCGGGAGGCCGTCGACGGTCTGGCCCGGTTCGTCGCCGGCCTCGGCAATGTCGAGCGGGTCGACGTCCTGCCCTTCCACAAACTCGGTGCCGCCAAGTACGAAGCTCTCGGCCTTCCCTTCCCGCTGCGGGACAACCCGGGTCCCGACCCGAGGCTGATCGAGCGGGTCCGCGACCAGTTCGGTGCGTACGGGCTGGCGGCCTACTGA
- the ppk2 gene encoding polyphosphate kinase 2, which produces MAEKKSATLPRAAYERELLRLQTELVKVQEWVRTEGKRLVVVFEGRDAAGKGGTIKRVSEHLNPRVARTVALPKPTERERTQWYFQRYVEHLPAAGEIALFDRSWYNRAGVEHVMGFCTKEEHQLFLRQCPIFERMLVEEGILLRKYWFSVSDAVQQERFRRRLKDPTRRWKLSPMDLESITRWEAYSRAKDEMLVHTDISEAPWFVVESDDKRRARLNMIAHLLGSLPYHEVPPPVLELPPRPPSTGYQRPPRDLQTYVPDHAASL; this is translated from the coding sequence ATGGCCGAGAAGAAGTCGGCAACGCTGCCGCGTGCGGCGTACGAGCGGGAGCTGCTGCGTCTGCAGACGGAACTGGTGAAGGTCCAGGAGTGGGTGCGGACCGAGGGCAAGCGGCTGGTCGTGGTGTTCGAGGGACGGGACGCGGCGGGCAAGGGCGGCACGATCAAGCGGGTCTCGGAGCACCTGAACCCGCGTGTCGCGCGGACCGTGGCGCTGCCCAAGCCGACCGAGCGTGAGCGCACCCAGTGGTACTTCCAGCGGTACGTCGAGCATCTGCCGGCGGCCGGGGAGATCGCGCTCTTCGACCGCTCCTGGTACAACCGGGCCGGTGTCGAGCACGTCATGGGCTTCTGCACCAAGGAGGAGCACCAGCTGTTCCTGCGCCAGTGCCCGATCTTCGAGCGGATGCTCGTGGAGGAAGGCATCCTGCTGCGCAAGTACTGGTTCTCGGTGAGCGACGCGGTACAGCAGGAACGGTTCCGGCGCCGGTTGAAGGATCCGACGCGGCGCTGGAAGCTCTCGCCGATGGACCTGGAGTCGATCACCCGCTGGGAGGCGTACTCCCGGGCGAAGGACGAGATGCTGGTGCACACCGACATCTCGGAGGCCCCGTGGTTCGTCGTCGAGAGCGACGACAAGCGCCGGGCCCGGCTGAACATGATCGCTCACCTGCTCGGCTCCCTTCCGTATCACGAGGTGCCACCGCCGGTGCTGGAGCTGCCGCCCCGGCCGCCGTCGACCGGCTACCAGCGCCCGCCGCGTGACCTGCAGACATACGTCCCCGACCACGCGGCGAGCCTCTGA
- the pflB gene encoding formate C-acetyltransferase, which yields MTATVTAGTRAPQAWHGFAGTRWRERIDVRDFIQANYTPYEGDSAFLTGRTDRTRAVWETVSALFPEERRRGILDVDTATPSTITSHAPGYIDRERELIVGLQTDAPLKRAIMPNGGLRMVESGLKAYGYEPDPFVTRVFGTYRKTHNDGVFDAYTHEMRAARKAGIITGLPDAYGRGRIIGDYRRVALYGTARLMEAKRAERALLDAQPSTEHIIRDREELAEQIRALGELTEMAASYGCDVSRPATNAHEAVQWLYLGYLAAVKEQNGAAMSLGRTSTFLDVHLQRDLDEGIIDETRAQELIDDFVIKLRIVRFLRTPEYDALFSGDPTWVTESIGGIGTDGRPLVTRTSFRFLQTLYNLGPAPEPNLTVLWSPRLPPGFKEFCAQVSIDTSAVQYESDELLRPHTGDDTAIACCVSAMAVGKQMQFFGARVNLAKALLYAINGGRDEMNGEQIAPDTPASTGEYLEYEELTAAYDRVLDWLAATYVNTLNVIHFMHDKYAYERVEMALHDHPVHRFMACGIAGLSVAADSLSAVKYARVKVIRDETGLAVDFETEGGWPAYGNNDDRADAIAVGLVESFMAKVREHPTHRNAEHTQSVLTITSNVVYGKHTGNTPDGRRAGQPFAPGANPMNGRDRHGVAASALSVAKLPYEQARDGISLTTTITPEGLGHHPSERAGNLVGILDAYTASGGFHMNVNVLDRATLEDAMEHPEKYPELTIRVSGYAVNFVRLTREQQLDVISRTFHGSL from the coding sequence ATGACTGCAACGGTGACAGCTGGGACCCGGGCGCCCCAGGCATGGCATGGCTTCGCCGGGACGCGGTGGCGCGAGCGCATCGACGTACGCGACTTCATCCAGGCCAACTACACGCCGTACGAGGGCGATTCCGCCTTCCTGACGGGTCGGACGGACCGCACCCGAGCCGTGTGGGAGACGGTCAGCGCCCTGTTCCCGGAGGAGCGGCGCAGGGGCATCCTCGACGTTGACACCGCGACTCCGTCGACGATCACTTCGCACGCACCCGGATACATCGACCGCGAGCGGGAGTTGATCGTCGGCCTGCAGACCGACGCCCCGCTGAAACGCGCGATCATGCCGAACGGCGGCCTGCGGATGGTCGAGAGCGGGCTGAAGGCGTACGGGTACGAGCCCGACCCCTTTGTCACGCGCGTGTTCGGGACCTACCGAAAGACCCACAACGACGGTGTCTTCGACGCATACACCCACGAAATGCGGGCCGCCCGCAAGGCCGGGATCATCACCGGACTGCCGGATGCCTACGGACGCGGCCGGATCATCGGCGACTACCGGAGGGTGGCGCTGTACGGAACCGCCCGGCTCATGGAGGCCAAGCGGGCCGAACGTGCCCTGCTGGATGCTCAGCCCTCGACGGAGCACATCATCCGGGACCGCGAGGAACTCGCCGAGCAGATACGTGCGTTGGGTGAGCTGACCGAGATGGCGGCCTCGTACGGCTGCGATGTCTCCCGCCCGGCCACCAACGCCCACGAGGCCGTGCAGTGGCTCTACCTCGGCTACCTCGCCGCCGTGAAGGAGCAGAACGGCGCCGCCATGTCGCTGGGCCGCACCTCCACCTTCCTGGACGTGCACCTCCAGCGGGACCTGGACGAGGGGATCATCGACGAGACCCGTGCCCAGGAGCTGATCGACGACTTCGTGATCAAGCTGCGGATCGTACGGTTCCTGCGCACCCCCGAGTACGACGCGCTGTTCTCCGGCGACCCGACCTGGGTGACGGAGTCCATCGGCGGCATCGGCACGGACGGCCGCCCGCTGGTCACCCGCACTTCTTTCCGCTTCCTGCAGACCCTCTACAACCTCGGACCCGCCCCCGAGCCCAACCTGACCGTGCTGTGGTCGCCCCGACTGCCGCCGGGCTTCAAGGAGTTCTGCGCCCAGGTGTCGATCGACACCAGCGCCGTCCAGTACGAGTCCGACGAGCTGCTGCGCCCGCACACCGGCGACGACACGGCGATCGCCTGCTGTGTGTCGGCGATGGCGGTCGGGAAGCAGATGCAGTTCTTCGGAGCACGGGTCAATCTCGCGAAGGCGCTGCTGTACGCGATCAACGGCGGCCGGGACGAGATGAACGGCGAGCAGATCGCGCCCGACACGCCTGCGTCGACCGGCGAGTACCTGGAGTACGAGGAGCTGACGGCGGCGTACGACCGGGTGCTCGACTGGCTGGCGGCGACGTACGTCAACACGCTCAACGTCATCCACTTCATGCACGACAAGTACGCCTACGAGCGTGTGGAGATGGCGCTGCACGACCACCCCGTCCACCGCTTCATGGCCTGCGGCATCGCCGGTCTGTCCGTCGCCGCCGACAGCCTTTCCGCGGTCAAGTACGCACGGGTGAAGGTGATCCGGGACGAGACGGGGCTGGCGGTGGACTTCGAGACCGAGGGCGGCTGGCCGGCGTACGGCAACAACGACGACCGGGCCGACGCCATCGCGGTCGGCCTGGTCGAGTCCTTCATGGCCAAGGTTCGCGAGCACCCCACCCACCGGAACGCCGAGCACACCCAGTCGGTGCTGACCATCACCTCCAACGTCGTCTACGGCAAGCACACCGGCAACACCCCCGACGGCCGGCGCGCCGGACAGCCCTTCGCGCCCGGCGCCAACCCCATGAACGGCCGTGACCGCCACGGGGTGGCCGCCTCCGCGCTCTCGGTCGCCAAGCTGCCGTACGAGCAGGCCCGCGACGGCATTTCACTGACCACGACGATCACACCCGAGGGTCTGGGCCACCACCCGAGCGAACGCGCGGGCAACCTGGTCGGCATCCTCGACGCGTACACGGCCTCCGGCGGCTTCCACATGAACGTCAACGTGCTGGACCGGGCCACGCTGGAGGACGCGATGGAACACCCGGAGAAATATCCGGAGTTGACCATCCGGGTCTCCGGATACGCCGTCAACTTCGTCCGCCTGACCCGCGAGCAGCAGCTCGACGTGATCAGCCGCACCTTCCACGGATCGCTGTGA
- a CDS encoding universal stress protein, whose translation MELPLVVGVDGSEPGMRAVDWAADEAALRGVPLRLVYASLWERYEGAALAPDLGRSSEQVMADKIVEAAAKRAHRRQTDVKISTEVLPEEPVPALLREGRNACALVMGSHGRSGIAELLLGSVSLAVAARAHCPVIVLRGSHDNQARPGIDQRIVLGVGEEPADSAVVRFAFEEAADHYATLHAVRAWRYPAHETIEHPLLAGEPARHHEQRAAEILEAALRDAARDHPSVQVRRRTVEGPARKVLLEASATADLLVVGARRHGHSGLQLGRVAHAVLHHSACPVAVVPQRA comes from the coding sequence ATGGAGCTTCCGCTGGTCGTGGGCGTCGACGGTTCCGAGCCCGGCATGCGTGCCGTCGACTGGGCGGCGGACGAAGCCGCCCTGCGCGGGGTGCCGCTACGGCTGGTCTACGCCTCGCTGTGGGAGCGGTACGAAGGTGCCGCGCTCGCCCCCGACCTCGGCAGGTCCTCGGAACAGGTGATGGCCGACAAGATCGTCGAGGCTGCCGCGAAGCGCGCACACCGCCGCCAGACGGACGTGAAGATCTCCACCGAAGTACTCCCCGAGGAGCCGGTGCCCGCCCTGCTGCGCGAGGGCCGCAACGCTTGCGCACTGGTCATGGGCTCGCACGGCCGCAGCGGAATCGCCGAGCTGCTGCTCGGCTCGGTCAGCCTCGCGGTCGCCGCCCGCGCCCACTGCCCGGTGATCGTGCTGCGTGGCAGCCACGACAACCAGGCCAGGCCGGGGATCGATCAGCGCATCGTACTGGGCGTCGGCGAGGAGCCGGCGGACTCGGCGGTCGTGCGCTTCGCCTTCGAGGAGGCGGCGGACCACTACGCCACTCTGCACGCCGTACGAGCCTGGAGGTATCCCGCGCACGAGACCATCGAGCATCCGCTGCTGGCCGGAGAACCCGCCCGCCACCACGAGCAGCGGGCCGCGGAGATTCTGGAAGCCGCGCTGCGTGACGCCGCTCGGGATCACCCCTCGGTGCAGGTGCGCCGGCGGACCGTCGAGGGTCCCGCCCGCAAGGTGCTGCTGGAGGCCTCGGCCACCGCGGACCTGCTCGTCGTCGGCGCCCGCCGGCACGGGCACTCCGGACTCCAGCTCGGCCGGGTCGCGCACGCGGTCCTGCACCACTCCGCCTGCCCGGTCGCCGTCGTCCCGCAGCGGGCGTGA
- a CDS encoding SulP family inorganic anion transporter translates to MSQSSGGHVPGWRRLTPGLATLLGYRRSWLKGDVLAGVTVAAYLVPQVMAYAGVAGLPPVAGLWAILPALALYAVLGSSRLLSVGPESTTALMTATVVGPLAAGDPDRYAVLAAALAVTVGLLCLVAWAVRLGFVADLLSRPVLIGYLAGVALIMMVDQLPKLTGVATTGSAFFSKLWSFVRHLSETHAPTLVFAAAVLAFLFTVARFFPAVPGPLLAVVLGTATVAVFDLDDRHGIKVIGEVPSGLPGFAVPDLTELSHLLLPALGVLLVGYTDFILTARAFRDREEESTALDPNQELLALGAANLGAGTVHGFPVSSSASRTALAASAGARSQAYSLVAGAAILAVLLFLSPLLSRTPSAVLGALVVYAAVRMIDLAGFRRLASFRRRELLLALGCLVGVLALDILYGVIVAVGLSVAELLTRVARPHDAVEGVVPGVAGMHDVDDYPQARTIPGLVVYRYDSPLFFANAENFHRRALAAVDEQAEPVRWFVLNTEANVEVDITALDAVDALRHELTRRGVVFALARVKQDLMDDLEAYGLTKSVGPDLIFPTLPTALAAYREWSRTQ, encoded by the coding sequence ATGTCCCAGAGCTCGGGCGGACACGTTCCGGGGTGGCGCCGCCTGACGCCCGGACTCGCCACTCTCCTGGGCTACCGGCGCTCATGGCTGAAGGGCGACGTGCTGGCCGGGGTGACAGTGGCTGCGTACCTCGTGCCGCAGGTCATGGCGTACGCGGGCGTGGCGGGCCTGCCGCCGGTCGCCGGGCTCTGGGCGATCCTGCCCGCACTCGCGCTGTACGCAGTGCTCGGTTCCTCGCGCCTGCTGTCGGTGGGCCCCGAGTCGACGACCGCGCTCATGACGGCCACCGTGGTGGGGCCGCTCGCCGCCGGGGATCCGGACCGGTACGCCGTGCTGGCGGCCGCCCTCGCGGTGACCGTCGGGCTGCTGTGCCTGGTGGCGTGGGCGGTGCGGCTGGGCTTCGTCGCGGACCTGCTCTCCCGGCCGGTGCTGATCGGCTATCTCGCGGGCGTAGCGCTGATCATGATGGTGGACCAGTTGCCCAAGCTCACCGGCGTAGCGACGACGGGCTCGGCCTTCTTCTCCAAGCTCTGGTCCTTCGTACGACACCTGTCGGAGACCCATGCGCCCACGCTGGTGTTCGCCGCCGCCGTACTCGCGTTCCTGTTCACGGTGGCGCGGTTCTTCCCCGCGGTGCCCGGCCCCCTGCTGGCAGTGGTGCTGGGCACGGCGACCGTGGCCGTCTTCGACCTCGACGACCGGCACGGCATCAAGGTGATCGGCGAGGTCCCGTCGGGTCTGCCCGGCTTCGCCGTGCCGGACCTGACCGAGCTGTCGCACCTGCTGTTGCCCGCCCTCGGTGTCCTCCTTGTCGGCTACACCGACTTCATCCTCACGGCGCGGGCCTTCCGTGACCGCGAGGAGGAGAGCACAGCGCTGGACCCCAATCAGGAACTGCTGGCCCTGGGCGCGGCCAACCTCGGCGCGGGCACCGTGCACGGCTTTCCCGTGAGCAGCAGCGCCAGCCGGACCGCGCTCGCTGCTTCGGCGGGCGCCCGCAGCCAGGCGTACTCGCTGGTCGCCGGCGCGGCGATCCTCGCCGTCCTGCTCTTCCTCAGCCCACTGCTGTCCCGCACCCCGTCGGCCGTCCTGGGCGCGCTCGTCGTGTACGCCGCCGTCCGCATGATCGACCTGGCGGGCTTCCGACGACTGGCATCCTTCCGCCGCCGGGAGCTGCTGCTGGCGCTCGGCTGCCTGGTCGGCGTCCTGGCCCTGGACATCCTTTACGGCGTGATCGTCGCCGTCGGCCTGTCCGTCGCGGAGCTGCTTACCCGCGTGGCCCGCCCGCACGACGCCGTCGAGGGGGTGGTGCCCGGCGTGGCCGGCATGCACGACGTCGACGACTACCCTCAGGCCCGTACGATCCCCGGCCTGGTGGTCTACCGCTACGACTCGCCGCTCTTCTTCGCCAACGCGGAGAACTTCCACCGCCGGGCCCTGGCCGCCGTCGACGAACAGGCCGAACCGGTCCGCTGGTTCGTCCTCAACACCGAGGCCAATGTGGAGGTCGACATCACCGCCCTGGACGCCGTGGACGCCCTGCGCCACGAACTGACCCGGCGGGGCGTGGTCTTCGCCCTCGCCCGGGTGAAGCAGGACCTCATGGACGACCTGGAGGCGTACGGCCTGACGAAGTCGGTCGGCCCCGACCTGATCTTCCCCACCCTGCCGACCGCCCTGGCCGCGTACCGCGAGTGGAGCCGCACTCAGTAG